The following coding sequences lie in one Silvanigrella aquatica genomic window:
- the trpS gene encoding tryptophan--tRNA ligase — protein MKESNQNTVNRSSPKTLGDRKRFLTGIKPSGDVHIGNYFGAIKPCIDLSKDVQNEVILMCADWHGLTNRAEIMRPGQLSHPLIALLLALGYNIKENSIILQSDFPQIQENSWYLSCATAAGLLERSHAYKDAIANGKVPTASLLFYPSLMSSDIITFDSQFVPVGKDQAQHLEYASDMAKLFNNLVGVDVYIAPQGVIQETPTLIGTDGERKMSKSYNNILPVFATKKELEKCVKEIKTDSKGLNDPKDPNSCVIFQIFKSFASDDAIAYMKEKLEKGVGYGYGHAKKDFVDEHEKVFGSHRERYEYYCNNFNEVKKLLEPGYEKARSYADNVTKRARQAFGLKSYLN, from the coding sequence ATGAAAGAATCCAACCAAAACACAGTCAACAGATCCTCACCAAAAACGTTGGGAGACCGCAAGCGATTTTTGACGGGAATTAAACCTTCTGGAGATGTTCATATTGGTAATTATTTTGGTGCTATTAAACCTTGTATTGATTTGTCAAAGGATGTTCAAAATGAAGTGATTCTCATGTGCGCAGATTGGCATGGACTGACAAATAGAGCGGAAATTATGCGCCCGGGGCAGTTGAGTCATCCGTTAATTGCCTTACTGCTCGCACTGGGATACAATATTAAAGAAAATTCCATAATACTACAAAGTGATTTTCCACAAATACAAGAAAACTCTTGGTATTTGTCCTGTGCCACGGCAGCAGGTTTATTGGAGCGCTCTCACGCGTACAAAGATGCCATTGCAAACGGAAAAGTTCCCACGGCAAGCTTATTGTTTTATCCTTCGCTTATGTCATCGGACATAATTACCTTTGACAGTCAATTTGTTCCCGTTGGAAAAGATCAAGCACAACATCTTGAATATGCATCAGATATGGCAAAGTTATTTAATAATCTTGTGGGTGTTGACGTATATATTGCGCCACAAGGTGTTATTCAGGAAACACCAACGTTAATAGGAACCGATGGCGAAAGAAAAATGAGTAAGAGTTATAATAATATATTACCTGTTTTTGCGACTAAAAAAGAGCTAGAAAAATGTGTCAAAGAAATTAAGACAGATTCAAAAGGTTTAAACGATCCTAAAGATCCCAATTCTTGCGTTATTTTTCAAATATTTAAATCTTTTGCATCTGATGATGCCATTGCATATATGAAAGAAAAATTAGAAAAAGGTGTGGGTTACGGATATGGTCACGCCAAAAAAGATTTCGTCGATGAGCATGAAAAAGTTTTTGGGAGTCATCGGGAACGTTATGAATATTATTGTAACAACTTTAATGAAGTTAAAAAATTATTAGAACCAGGCTATGAAAAAGCGCGAAGCTACGCGGACAATGTCACGAAGCGTGCGCGCCAAGCATTTGGATTAAAATCATATCTTAATTAA
- a CDS encoding integration host factor subunit alpha — MTLTKDKIVELIRAKTQFSSHEAKNLVETILESIKSKLENGEEVKISGFGKWVVREKRSRPGRNPHTGQRIEISARRVVTFHPSEKLRDAVNNAKLDDSKLVMAGSHEEDYNE; from the coding sequence ATGACTCTAACAAAAGACAAGATTGTCGAATTAATTCGTGCTAAAACTCAATTTTCTTCACACGAAGCCAAGAACTTGGTTGAAACTATTTTAGAATCCATTAAATCTAAATTAGAAAATGGAGAAGAAGTTAAAATTTCAGGCTTTGGTAAGTGGGTTGTCCGCGAAAAAAGAAGCCGTCCCGGCAGAAACCCGCACACAGGACAGCGTATTGAAATATCAGCAAGACGCGTTGTCACCTTTCATCCCTCCGAAAAGCTAAGAGATGCTGTTAACAATGCAAAGCTAGATGATAGCAAGCTTGTTATGGCAGGCTCTCACGAAGAAGATTACAACGAGTAA
- a CDS encoding HU family DNA-binding protein, which yields MAKSKSSISTVPTSVIIADVSARFEQLPKKITKEVISAFLEAIEDNVAGGHKVRIDKVGILTCKDRAARKGRNPQTGEEIKIPASKKISFRVAKSLKERVGVAKKSAVKKK from the coding sequence ATGGCTAAGAGTAAAAGTTCAATTTCAACTGTTCCTACAAGCGTAATCATCGCTGATGTTTCTGCTCGTTTCGAACAATTACCAAAGAAAATTACTAAAGAAGTTATTTCTGCATTTTTAGAAGCTATCGAAGACAATGTTGCCGGTGGTCATAAGGTTCGTATTGATAAAGTAGGAATTCTTACTTGTAAAGATCGCGCAGCTCGTAAAGGTCGCAACCCACAAACTGGCGAAGAGATTAAAATACCTGCGTCTAAAAAGATTAGTTTTCGCGTAGCGAAATCTTTGAAGGAAAGAGTTGGAGTTGCTAAGAAATCCGCAGTTAAAAAGAAATAA